In one Deltaproteobacteria bacterium genomic region, the following are encoded:
- the dksA gene encoding RNA polymerase-binding protein DksA, whose protein sequence is MDEERLRYFKALLSEQLKNLIEEATKTVNDMTVTVADFSDPTDRASWESNRNFLLRIRDRERKLIMKIKEALERIEEGTFGICERCGEEISEKRLEARPVTTLCIRCKQEQEEMEKRGIR, encoded by the coding sequence GTGGATGAGGAAAGGCTCCGATATTTCAAGGCCCTCCTGAGCGAACAGCTAAAGAACCTCATTGAGGAGGCCACCAAGACTGTCAACGATATGACGGTAACCGTAGCGGACTTTTCGGACCCTACAGATAGAGCATCATGGGAGTCGAACCGCAACTTTCTGCTCCGAATCCGGGATAGAGAAAGAAAGCTGATCATGAAAATCAAGGAAGCTCTGGAGAGGATAGAGGAGGGGACCTTCGGCATCTGTGAAAGATGCGGGGAGGAGATCTCAGAGAAGAGGCTGGAGGCCAGGCCTGTGACGACCCTCTGCATCAGGTGTAAACAAGAACAGGAGGAGATGGAGAAGAGGGGAATAAGGTGA